The sequence below is a genomic window from Deltaproteobacteria bacterium.
CGGCGAATGAGTTGTGGGTTCTCCTTGACTAGCTTGTCGGAAGTCAACATGCCGGCGGAAGGCAGACCCACTTCGGGCGGGCCGAGCAGCGCGTTGTAACCCATCTTGCGCAGCATCAAATCATGCGGCGGCGCCAGGCAGACGGCCTCCACCGCACCGCTCACCAATGCCTGCATGCGCACGGGCCCATCGCCGATCGCGACGGCTTGAATCTGGCCGATGTTAAACCCCTTTGCCTGCAGCATCTCCTCGGCGACTAGTTGGTCGGTGCCTTTGATCGTCGCCACACCGAGTTTTTTGCCACGGAGCTGCTGCACGTCCTTGATCTCCGGCCGCACGATCAAAAAATAGGGGCCTTTCTTGATATGAACGAAGACCAGTTTGATCGGCAGCCCCTGGAGCGCGCCGCGAAACGTGCTGGTGAACGGCGTGGCAAAGGCGACCTCGCCGCTGACGACGGCGGGCGCACCCAAACGCGGATTCATCTGAATGATTTCAACGTCGAGCCCCTGTTCTTTGAAAAAACCTTTCTGCAGCGCCACGTACTGCGGCAGCGCCGAGCTGCTGCGGCTCGCATAAGCGATGCGAATCTTCTGCGTCGCTTCGGCGGCAAAACCGGCAGATGGAAGCAAAAGCCCAGCCAACAAAACCACGATCGTCGCGATCCTTAAAAAACTTAAAACCATCGATTTCTCTTCCTTACATTCCCAACTCTTTTTGCACTTCACGGAGTAAATTGTAGTCGACCAGCCGCTCCGGCGGAAAATCCACGTTCTTCCCCACCGCCGTGCCCAGCGTCTCGACCATGACCCTCAACCCCTTTTCTGTCGCTAAGCCGTTTTCGCTCATGGCCGGCAACAGCGAAGTGTAAACTCTCTCCGCCACGGCATCTTGCAATTTATAGTCTTTGGCGATGAAGCGCACGGTGTCGACGCGATTCTTCAAAGTGAATTGCAAACCGCGCAGCGTGCCGCGCAGCAAGCGCTTGATCAAATCGCGCTTGTTCTTGAGCGTCGCGTCGGAAACCGTAAAGCCGCTCTGGGGAAATTCGAGATAGTCGCCGGTATACGCCAGCACGCGCAGCCCCATCTGCTCGGCGTAAACATTGAACGGCGGCGACAGCGTCGTCGCGTCCATGGAGCCGGCCTTCAAACCTTGCAACCGCGTCGCCGTGGAACCCGCGACTACCCGCTTGATGTCTTTCTCCGGATCGAGCTTGCCGCTAAGGGCGAAAACTTTCATAGCCAAATCCGTATCGCTGCCAAAGGAGCTGATGCCGATGATCTTCCCTTTCAAGTCCGCCGCCGACTTAATCTCCGGCTTCGCCACGACGTAAAAAGTCGGTTTTTTAAAAAGCCAAATCACCGTGCGCACCGGCACGTTCTGGCTTGCGATCGCCCGCGACGCCGTGCCAACGCAGCCGGTCGCCTGCAAGTCCCCCGTCAGCAGCGCCGTCACCGCAACGTCGCACTTGGTCGTCAACAACTTAACGTCGAGCCCCAACTCTTTGA
It includes:
- a CDS encoding ABC transporter substrate-binding protein, whose amino-acid sequence is MVLSFLRIATIVVLLAGLLLPSAGFAAEATQKIRIAYASRSSSALPQYVALQKGFFKEQGLDVEIIQMNPRLGAPAVVSGEVAFATPFTSTFRGALQGLPIKLVFVHIKKGPYFLIVRPEIKDVQQLRGKKLGVATIKGTDQLVAEEMLQAKGFNIGQIQAVAIGDGPVRMQALVSGAVEAVCLAPPHDLMLRKMGYNALLGPPEVGLPSAGMLTSDKLVKENPQLIRRTLRALLRSHQHILENRQDSIATLLKWLPQPLDIAEHSYDAELKNGLNRDGTMTDAEINAIIERVGEKKRPLDEVRDFSFAREALKELGLK
- a CDS encoding ABC transporter substrate-binding protein → MGPEKPSTPTLYHSRRGWRVMAKSKDSIGKIIIAFALLVASAGRGLGQEVFIGNPGKSLNFFHFDLAIERGFFKELGLDVKLLTTKCDVAVTALLTGDLQATGCVGTASRAIASQNVPVRTVIWLFKKPTFYVVAKPEIKSAADLKGKIIGISSFGSDTDLAMKVFALSGKLDPEKDIKRVVAGSTATRLQGLKAGSMDATTLSPPFNVYAEQMGLRVLAYTGDYLEFPQSGFTVSDATLKNKRDLIKRLLRGTLRGLQFTLKNRVDTVRFIAKDYKLQDAVAERVYTSLLPAMSENGLATEKGLRVMVETLGTAVGKNVDFPPERLVDYNLLREVQKELGM